A region of Silurus meridionalis isolate SWU-2019-XX chromosome 17, ASM1480568v1, whole genome shotgun sequence DNA encodes the following proteins:
- the cdkn2c gene encoding cyclin-dependent kinase 4 inhibitor C, producing the protein MAEAPDINTLANAAARGDLEETKKLLECNIDVNTKNKYDRTPLQVGKLGNPEITEALLRAGADPNVRDRCKQLTLMHDAARDGHADTVHVLLQYGADANLRDTDGNLPLHLAAREGHRGTVELLAPHTHHPFSSNHAGFTPVQLATQHHRDDTARWLESYRQVPSSE; encoded by the exons ATGGCCGAAGCCCCAGATATAAACACCTTGGCCAATGCTGCTGCAAGAGGAGACTTGGAAGAAACCAAGAAGCTGCTGGAGTGCAATATTGACGTGAACACCAAGAACAAATACGACAGGACACCACTGCAG GTGGGGAAACTTGGTAATCCTGAGATAACGGAGGCCCTGTTGCGCGCGGGCGCGGACCCGAATGTACGCGACCGGTGCAAACAACTGACGCTGATGCACGACGCGGCGCGCGATGGACACGCGGACACGGTCCACGTGCTTCTTCAGTACGGCGCAGACGCAAACCTCCGAGACACCGACGGCAACCTGCCCCTGCATTTGGCGGCGCGCGAGGGACACCGCGGCACTGTGGAGCTCCTGGCGCCGCACACCCATCACCCTTTCTCCTCCAATCATGCGGGTTTCACGCCCGTGCAACTGGCAACACAACATCACAGAGACGATACGGCCCGCTGGCTAGAGAGCTACAGGCAGGTGCCTTCATCCGAGTAG